One region of Wyeomyia smithii strain HCP4-BCI-WySm-NY-G18 chromosome 3, ASM2978416v1, whole genome shotgun sequence genomic DNA includes:
- the LOC129727255 gene encoding peroxisomal multifunctional enzyme A, producing MKCDGVIEKIKTRVAGIDASGPRKVLGVFQLNIQAADGAHELVVDLKNLKVSDGKTANADVVINLKDEDFIAIGTKAISVHDAVEQGKVKITGDEALFQALVDAI from the exons ATGAAGTGCGACGGTGTTATTGAAAAGATCAAGACTCGGGTGGCCGGAATTGATGCCAGTGGACCCCGCAAGGTGCTGGGTGTGTTCCAGCTGAACATTCAAGCTGCTGATGGAGCTCACGAGCTAG TGGTCGATCTGAAAAACCTCAAGGTGTCGGACGGAAAGACTGCCAATGCAGATGTTGTCATCAACCTGAAGGACGAGGATTTCATTGCCATCGGAACCAAGGCTATCTCTGTGCACGACGCTGTCGAGCAGGGCAAGGTTAAGATTACCGGCGACGAAGCTCTCTTCCAGGCCCTGGTTGATGCCATTTGA
- the LOC129727256 gene encoding LOW QUALITY PROTEIN: ribonuclease 3 (The sequence of the model RefSeq protein was modified relative to this genomic sequence to represent the inferred CDS: substituted 1 base at 1 genomic stop codon), with amino-acid sequence ENXKQKTENRKPENIKQKTENKTQKTENRKQKTEKRKQKTENRKQKTENRKPKTENRKPKTENRKQKTENIKQKTENRKQKTENRKQKTENRKQKQKTENRKQKTENRKQKTENRKQKTENRKQKTENRKQKTENRKQKTENRKQKTENIKQKTENRKQKLEIRNQKTENRKQENKNRKQKTENWKIEN; translated from the coding sequence gaaaactgaaaacagaaaacagaaaacagaaaaccagaaaatataaaacagaaaacagaaaacaaaacacagaaaacagaaaacagaaaacagaaaacagaaaagagaaaacagaaaacagaaaacagaaaacagaaaacagaaaacagaaaaccgaaaaccgaaaacagaaaaccgaaaacagaaaacagaaaacagaaaacagaaaacataaaacagaaaacagaaaacagaaagcagaaaacagaaaacagaaaacagaaaacagaaaacagaaaacagaaacagaaaacagaaaacagaaaacagaaaacagaaaacagaaaacagaaaacagaaaacagaaaacagaaaacagaaaacagaaaacagaaaacagaaaacagaaaacagaaaacagaaaacagaaaacagaaaacagaaaacagaaaacagaaaacagaaaacataaaacagaaaacagaaaacagaaaacagaaattagaaattagaaatcagaaaacagaaaacaggaaacaagaaaacaaaaacagaaaacagaaaacagaaaactggaaaattgaaaactga